The Anas platyrhynchos isolate ZD024472 breed Pekin duck chromosome Z, IASCAAS_PekinDuck_T2T, whole genome shotgun sequence genome includes a window with the following:
- the LOC140000753 gene encoding uncharacterized protein produces MRAQSPSAPASARTPAERLREVWSEERGWPWCWCRALGVAAVALSALPRAIGASSAALRRSGRRETPDERSEQQSVTPAAAAPVRGSGSSSPLLPSSPQQVESMATELDARCPICLDSQVNPSYVLPCLHRFCFACIQRWAESKPECPLCKRRVSSIVHSVRADNSFKELVIPPPAEAPLGAQQADAAPAQPAARPEAAGPVPAASVGGLHPFAWASLFRLYPAVLQPLLPWLRHELGQLLGDDGRAASEAQRNVISGLRFFGLDEGALALLLRTSLGRQTAGFVQRLLAAAVQRCSGEARNILGLGASPAAAGQEGSPAAVPSHAAASLGTPAAGPESSEGTNAQELSGTSTAALRRGPSRRPSSPVPAPGNQQAAAEEPEEAGAGPSTAGQGGDQRRRGPRRAAKRRTPTSQDSAPPAKRPPRRRH; encoded by the exons ATGCGGGCGCAGAGTCCCAGCGCGCCGGCTAGTGCCCGCACTCCGGCTGAGCGGTTACGTGAGGTCTGGAGTGAGGAGCGAGGttggccttggtgctggtgtcgtgccctgggagttgctgcagtagctctcagtgcccttcccagagccatcgGAGCTTCTTCCGCGGCCCTGCGTCGTTCGGGCCGTCGGGAGACCCCGGACGAGcgctcagagcagcagag tgtgactcctgctgctgcagcgccgGTGAGAGGGAGCGGCTCGTCATCGCCACTTCTCCCCAGCTCACCTCAGCAGGTGGAGAGCATGGCCACGGAGCTGGACGCCCGCTGTCCCATCTGTCTGGACAGCCAGGTGAACCCCAGCTACGTGCTGCCATGCCTCCACCGCTTCTGCTTCGCCTGCATCCAGCGGTGGGCTGAGAGCAAACCCGAGTGCCCCCTGTGCAAGCGCAGGGTGAGCTCCATCGTGCACTCGGTGCGGGCGGACAACAGCTTCAAGGAGCTCGTCATCCCACCACCTGCGGAGGCACCGCTCGGCGCCCAGCAGGCAGAcgcagctcctgcccagccaGCTGCCCGACCAGAGGCTGCAGGACCAGTGCCCGCAGCCTCTGTGGGCGGCCTCCACCCCTTCGCCTGGGCATCCCTCTTCCGGCTCTACCCtgctgtgctccagcccctgctgccctggctgcgccaCGAGCTGGGGCAGCTCCTCGGGGATGACGGCAGGGCAGCCTCAGAAGCGCAGCGCAACGTCATCTCAGGGCTGCGCTTCTTTGGCCTGGACGAGGGGGCCCTCGCCCTGCTGCTCAggacctccctgggcaggcagaCGGCCGGCTTCGTGCAGCGGCTCCTTGCCGCTGCTGTGCAGCGCTGCAGCGGGGAGGCCCGAAACATCCTGGGCCTGGGGGCCTCCCCAGCTGCCGCAGGACAggagggcagccctgcagcagtccCCAGCCACGCTGCCGCATCGCTGGGGACACCAGCAGCCGGCCCAGAGAGCTCCGAGGGAACCAACGCACAGGAGCTCTCTGGGACCTCAACCGCTGCCCTCCGCCGGGGACCCAGCCGCCGTCCATCCAGCCCGGTTCCTGCACCTGGAAACCAACAAGCGGCAGCAGAGGAGCCGGAGGAGGCCGGGGCCGGTCCCTCCACTGCTGGCCAGGGTGGGGACCAAAGACGCAGGGGGCCCCGGCGAGCTGCCAAGAGGAGGACCCCCACTTCCCAGGACTCTGCCCCACCCGCAaagaggccaccccgccggCGACACTAG